One segment of Podospora pseudopauciseta strain CBS 411.78 chromosome 5 map unlocalized CBS411.78m_5.2, whole genome shotgun sequence DNA contains the following:
- a CDS encoding uncharacterized protein (EggNog:ENOG503P1M9) gives MPMAVLPLLRKLVAIMSEALAATITTTTTPTLDAADEVELARVDGLVERLASAFEAGLDFYNTWLQRQQASNSYHTSTSTHRFHPAAARVRPIKCAVGTSLDMSSYRIQSTYQIGFTLIGPEFAAGDDRTCQTLHTNLSLLQSKIRHLCHTISSSLDPHHQPQPLPLREVYLCSEQVRLSSVSALTQQYRRMAAGRPSLPRNLPVPRPKRMSALLDDLDEADLRFMSEERPMSEGSFVTVGDGGGVERVVTAESEVPVVEVRSNPPSPPLTPKVRGVEGFWSGGCVQGSVKIGG, from the exons ATGCCGATGGCTGTCCTTCCCCTCTTACGCAAATTGGTAGCAATCATGTCAGAAGCCCTGGCAGCTActattaccaccaccaccactcccacgcttgatgctgctgatgaggtCGAGCTGGCGAGGGTGGACGGCCTTGTCGAGCGCCTCGCCTCTGCATTCGAAGCCGGCCTGGACTTTTACAATACTTGGCTACAGAGGCAACAAGCATCAAACAGCTACCACACAAGCACCAGCACCCACCGCTTccaccccgccgccgcccggGTCCGCCCGATCAAATGCGCCGTGGGCACCTCTCTTGACATGTCCAGCTACCGGATTCAGTCTACCTATCAAATCGGCTTTACTCTCATCGGTCCCGAGTTTGCAGCCGGCGACG ATCGAACCTGCCAAACCCTCcacaccaacctctccctcctccaatccAAGATACGCCACCTCTGCCACACAATCAGTTCCTCCCTtgaccctcaccaccaaccgcaacctctccctcttcgaGAAGTTTATCTTTGCTCTGAACAAGTCCGTCTTAGCTCTGTTTCTGCCCTGACGCAACAGTACCGCCGCATGGCAGCTGGCCGGCCTTCTCTCCCGAGAAACTTGCCTGTTCCCAGACCGAAGCGGATGTCGGCTTTGCTGGATGATTTGGATGAGGCTGACTTGCGGTTCATGTCGGAAGAGAGGCCGATGAGCGAAGGGAGCTTTGTCACGGtaggggatgggggtggggtggagagggtggtgacggCGGAGAGCGAGGTTCCTGTTGTGGAGGTGAGGTCGAatccgccctcgccgccgtTGACGCCcaaggtgaggggggtggaggggttctGGAGTGGGGGTTGTGTTCAAGGAAGTGTGAAGATAGGAGGTTGA
- the SPT5 gene encoding transcription elongation factor spt5 (EggNog:ENOG503NUM8; COG:K; BUSCO:EOG09260NXC) codes for MADNHYGGDSESEDDNFNPAPADLSDEEQDANDSSPRVSRKNDHRSSSPVADGDHDEDEDEDERPSGRATKRPRIAADDDDDDDDGGEDDEEEEDDEEGGGHRDGDEDDEEDEEDEEDEDDVQHSHRRKRRKPAGVGNLFDIEAEVDDEDEDEADDRDGEEIEDFIDNAHPDDIADSGGMNDDRRHRDLDRRRELEASLDAEKQAEILRERYGKRAPTRGYSDMAIVPKRLLLPSVNDPGIWAVRCKEGKEREVVFSIIRRVEERLGTKNELPITAAFERAGPNSVMKGYVYIEALRQNDILLSLDGILNVYPRTKMDLVPIKDMPDLLRVIKTPSLTPGAWVRMKRPAKHAGDLAQVLDVTENGLEARVRFIPRLDYGVREDGIGPDGKRKRPGIPGPRPPQRLFSEAEARKKNPRHLQGNPQTNSWTFMGDEFENGFQVKDIKIQLLDVKDVNPTLEEVTRFAGGSEDGTENLDLKALAASLKDSSSNVAYVPGDVIEVYEGEQRGVVGKAVDVRGDIVTLRVTEGNLSGQTIEVPNKGLRKLFKIGDHVKVIGGSRFRDEVGMVVNISQDRVTLLTDQTNNEVTVFSKDLRAASDIGGQGSLGQYSLLDLVQLDATTVGCIVKVDRESVGVLDQNGEVRQVMPSQITNKLPKRRTAVAADRSGSEIRLDDVVREYGGQQRQGKIIHIHRSFIFLHTNTTNENAGVFVTRAGNVNTIAAKGGRINSGGGPDLTAMNPAMKRSPAENNRMAAPKSFGPDRAINQTVTIRRGGYKGLLGIVKDTTDTHARVELHTKSKIITVPKADLAFKDKVTGKPIDIYSRGGRGGGGFGGSGRGGFGGGGGGGRGDWPGGRTPMASGAGGRTPAWGGASSSSRTPAWSSNASGARTPAWQDGSRTANPYDGNRTAYGGATAYGGSGGRTPAWNSGSKTPAHDGFGHGSKTPAYGGSGSGDTWGSKTPAYGGGLSAPTPAASGGADWGYTPGASGNSYDAPTPGAGLGAPTPGAFSAPTPGAYTAPTPAPISAPTPGVWAGGWGGDTAPTPAATAPTPGASGSGYYGAPTPAPFTAETPAASGGYDDDE; via the exons ATGGCCGACAACCACTACGGAGGCGACTCCGAGTCAGAAGACGACAACTTCAACCCGGCCCCAGCCGACCTGTCGGATGAGGAACAGGATGCCAACGACAGCAGCCCCCGCGTGTCCCGTAAGAACGACCATCGCAGTAGCAGCCCGGTAGCCGATGGGGATcacgatgaagatgaagacgaagATGAACGCCCCTCGGGTCGCGCCACCAAGCGTCCGCGCATCGccgctgatgatgatgatgatgatgatgatg gcggcgaggatgatgaagaggaggaagacgatgaggagggcggtggtcaCCGAGAtggcgatgaagatgacgaggaggacgaagaggacgaagaagatgaggatgacgtgCAGCAT AGCCACCGCAGGAAGCGTCGCAAGCCTGCCGGTGTGGGCAATCTGTTCGATATCGAAGCCGAGGTcgacgatgaagacgaagacgaagcCGACGACAGAGATGGCGAGGAGATCGAGGACTTCATCGACAATGCCCACCCTGACGATATCGCCGACAGCGGCGGCATGAACGACGACAGGAGACATCGTGACCTCGACCGGAGACGCGAGCTGGAGGCCAGCCTCGACGCCGAAAAGCAAGCCGAGATCCTGCGTGAGCGTTATGGCAAACGTGCGCCCACCAGAGGATACAGTGACATGGCCATTGTGCCCAAGCGCCTGCTTCTTCCCAGCGTCAATGACCCCGGCATCTGGGCCGTTAGGTGCAAGGAAGGCAAGGAGCGCGAGGTTGTCTTCTCCATCATCCGCCGTGTTGAGGAGAGACTTGGTACCAAGAATGAGCTGCCCATCACTGCTGCCTTTGAGCGTGCCGGGCCCAATTCCGTCATGAAGGGTTACGTTTACATCGAGGCGCTCCGCCAAAACGATATCCTGCTCTCTTTGGACGGCATTCTCAACGTGTACCCTCGCACCAAGATGGATCTGGTTCCGATCAAGGACATGCCCGATCTCTTGCGCGTCATCAAGACCCCGAGCCTGACACCTGGTGCCTGGGTGCGCATGAAGAGGCCTGCGAAGCACGCTGGAGATCTCGCCCAGGTTCTCGACGTCACCGAGAATGGACTGGAAGCTAGAGTTAGGTTCATTCCCCGTCTGGACTATGGTGTAAGAGAGGATGGCATCGGTCCAGATGGCAAGCGCAAGCGTCCCGGCATCCCTGGACCCCGCCCACCCCAGCGGCTCTTCAGCGAAGCCGAGGCCAGGAAAAAGAACCCACGACATCTCCAGGGCAACCCACAGACGAACTCGTGGACATTTATGGGTGACGAATTTGAGAATGGGTTCCAAGTCAAAGATATCAAGATTCAGCTACTCGATGTCAAGGATGTAAACCCCACGCTCGAAGAGGTCACACGGTTCGCCGGTGGTTCCGAGGATGGCACAGAGAACCTTGACCTCAAGGCTCTTGCTGCCAGCTTGAAAGACAGCAGCTCCAACGTTGCTTATGTCCCCGGAGATGTGATCGAAGTGTACGAGGGCGAACAGCGCGGAGTGGTTGGCAAAGCCGTCGATGTTCGCGGTGACATAGTGACACTCAGAGTCACGGAAGGAAACCTCTCTGGGCAGACCATCGAGGTGCCCAACAAAGGTCTTCGCAAGCTGTTCAAGATTGGTGACCACGTCAAGGTCATCGGCGGCAGCCGTTTCCGTGACGAGGTGGGCATGGTGGTCAACATCTCGCAGGATCGTGTCACCCTGCTCACGGATCAGACCAACAACGAGGTCACAGTATTCAGCAAGGACCTCCGCGCCGCCAGTGATATTGGAGGACAGGGATCGCTTGGCCAGTACTCCCTCCTTGATCTGGTGCAGCTGGATGCGACGACTGTTGGCTGCATCGTCAAGGTTGACCGTGAGTCAGTGGGGGTGCTTGACCAGAATGGAGAGGTGAGGCAGGTTATGCCTTCTCAGATTACCAACAAGCTCCCAAAGAGGAGAACTGCCGTGGCTGCTGACAGGAGCGGCTCCGAGATTCGTCTGGATGATGTTGTCCGTGAGTACGGTGGTCAACAACGGCAGGGTAAAATCATTCACATTCATCGCTCTTTCATCTTCTTACACACCAACACGACCAACGAGAATGCCGGCGTTTTTGTCACACGTGCCGGCAACGTCAACACCATCGCGGCCAAGGGTGGTCGCATCAACAGCGGCGGTGGTCCTGACTTGACTGCCATGAACCCGGCCATGAAGCGAAGCCCTGCCGAGAACAACCGCATGGCAGCACCAAAGAGCTTCGGTCCGGACCGTGCCATCAACCAGACTGTCACTATCAGGAGGGGTGGATACAAGGGTTTGCTGGGTATCGTCAAGGATACCACGGATACCCACGCGCGTGTTGAGCTCCACACCAAGAGCAAGATTATTACCGTGCCCAAGGCGGACCTTGCCTTCAAGGACAAGGTCACTGGTAAGCCAATTGACATCTACTCCCGTGGCGGACGCGGTGGGGGCGGGTTTGGTGGTTCTGGAcgtggtgggtttggtggtggtggtggtggtggtagaggAGACTGGCCCGGTGGTAGAACCCCAATGGCCTCTGGGGCCGGCGGCCGTACCCCAGCTTGGGGCGGTGCATCAT CTTCCTCTCGTACACCTGCCTGGAGCAGCAATGCCTCTGGCGCACGAACACCTGCCTGGCAAGACGGCTCTCGGACTGCCAACCCATACGACGGCAACCGGACTGCCTATGGAGGGGCCACGGCTtacggcggcagcggcgggcGCACCCCGGCGTGGAACTCTGGCTCCAAGACACCTGCCCATGACGGCTTTGGCCACGGATCCAAGACACCCGCCTACGGTGGAAGCGGCAGCGGCGACACCTGGGGCTCCAAGACTCCTGCTTATGGCGGCGGTCTTTCGGCACCAACCCCTGCTGCGAGTGGCGGTGCCGACTGGGGATACACTCCCGGAGCCAGCGGCAACTCGTACGACGCGCCCACGCCCGGCGCTGGTCTCGGTGCGCCCACGCCGGGAGCGTTCAGTGCTCCGACTCCGGGCGCCTACACGGCACCAACGCCGGCGCCCATCAGCGCTCCCACTCCGGGCGTGTGGGCAGGTGGATGGGGCGGGGACACAGCGCCAACACCTGCTGCCACTGCGCCCACTCCTGGTGCTTCCGGCTCGGGATACTATGGTGCTCCGACGCCGGCCCCCTTCACGGCGGAGACGCCTGCTGCCAGCGGGGGttatgacgatgatgaatag
- a CDS encoding uncharacterized protein (MEROPS:MER0001196; COG:O; EggNog:ENOG503NZZU) produces the protein MKQFVPAAAVVALQVTASLAEELLPVQIRAPSPAHFSDLVANNTLDFGCRPIAHPTSDGKFELQALLTRDQISWLHGEYSSDEAITVQETALDKRQTSGKAPIGTGDRFSGGSVTPSGLGTKASTASIASILNVNEINSALTGLANAYPGAFFKYNLPYTTFQGRTSVAAYTGAGPDTSKYRLYLSAGMHARERGGPDNLLYWVSDLLAANKSGSGLTYGKKTYTNAQVKSVLSAGIVLFPLVNPDGVVYDQSSGSLWRKNRNTRSGSSGASVGVDLNRNFNFLWNFRKFFSSSVSPASTSPSSEAFYGTAPESEQETKNHVSVYDKFPGIRWFMDIHSAAGTILYSWGDDVNQSTDPKMNFLNSTYDGKRGVTGDSVYKEYIPAADATAIKRAADATVAGMKGVGSRSYVSQQAVGLYPTSGASDDYAFSRFWAEPGVSKVYGFTMEFGYSTNFYPTTAEFNNNIRDTNAGFMEWALTAIAVGL, from the coding sequence ATGAAACAGTTTGTGccagccgccgccgtggTGGCGCTCCAGGTCACCGCGTCTCTCGCGGAGGAGCTACTGCCCGTTCAGATCAGGGCTCCCAGCCCAGCACACTTCTCCGATCTCGTGGCCAACAACACGCTCGATTTCGGCTGCAGGCCCATCGCCCATCCCACCAGCGATGGCAAGTTTGAGCTCCAGGCTCTCCTCACCAGAGACCAGATCAGCTGGCTTCACGGCGAGTACAGCTCGGACGAGGCCATCACCGTCCAGGAGACTGCCCTCGACAAGCGCCAAACCTCGGGCAAAGCCCCCATCGGCACCGGCGATCGCTTCAGCGGCGGCTCCGTGACCCCCTCGGGCCTCGGAACCAAAGCCAGCACGGCCAGCATCGCCAGCATCCTCAACGTCAACGAGATTAACTCTGCGCTCACCGGCCTCGCAAACGCCTACCCGGGCGCCTTCTTCAAGTACAACCTCCCCTACACCACCTTCCAAGGCCGCACCTCGGTCGCCGCCTACACCGGAGCCGGTCCCGACACGTCAAAGTACCGGCTCTACCTCTCGGCTGGCATGCACGCCCGCGAGCGCGGCGGGCCCGACAACCTCCTCTACTGGGTTTCTGACCTCCTCGCGGCGAACAAGTCCGGGTCTGGGCTGACCTACGGCAAAAAGACGTACACCAACGCCCAGGTAAAGTCTGTGCTCAGCGCGGGGATTGTCCTCTTCCCGCTCGTCAACCCAGACGGCGTGGTCTACGACCAGTCGTCTGGTTCTCTCTGGCGCAAGAACAGGAACACCCGCTCTGGCTCGTCGGGCGCGTCGGTGGGCGTTGATCTCAACCGCAACTTCAACTTCCTCTGGAACTTTCGCAAGTTCTTCTCTTCGTCCGTCTCCCCTGCTTCTACAAGCCCTAGCTCGGAGGCGTTTTACGGCACCGCTCCCGAGTCAGAGCAGGAGACCAAGAACCACGTCTCCGTCTATGACAAGTTCCCCGGCATCAGATGGTTCATGGACATTCACTCTGCCGCGGGGACGATTTTGTATTCTTGGGGGGATGACGTGAATCAGTCGACGGATCCAAAGATGAACTTTTTGAACTCGACGTatgatgggaagaggggggtgaCGGGGGATAGTGTGTACAAGGAGTACATCCCTGCCGCGGACGCGACTGCCATCAAGAGGGCGGCGGATGCCACCGTGGCGGGTATGAAGGGTGTGGGTTCGAGGAGCTATGTTAGCCAGCAGGCGGTGGGGCTGTATCCCACCTCGGGGGCGAGTGATGATTATGCTTTTAGCAGGTTTTGGGCTGAGCCGGGGGTGAGTAAGGTTTATGGGTTCACGATGGAGTTTGGGTACTCGACCAATTTTTATCCGACGACGGCCGAGTTCAACAATAATATTCGGGATACGAATGCTGGGTTTATGGAGTGGGCGTTGACTGCTATTGCTGTCGGGTTGTag